In Gemmobacter sp., a single genomic region encodes these proteins:
- a CDS encoding LysR family transcriptional regulator produces MSIPITLKQLETIFWIARLGTFERAAMKLNTTQSAISKRIQELELSVGTDLFDRSLRGARLTEKGEYLVRIAEEMLDLQGRISSLRDGATVPVHRIRLGVTELIAMTWLPRMVTLLHQTYPGVVLEPEVDMARNLYERLLDDQVDVIVIPETFGAPEVTAVTLAQVQNEWMAAPGLVQGAGQTLTLQELSGYPILAQGTRSGSGLHFSKWMRNQGIVFPRQIGSDSMTALLGLTIAGLGISYMPRDCFSALIDEGKLEVIAAEPALPLVPYAAMYRNDRPTSVSQAVVDLARQACDFSSQFQK; encoded by the coding sequence ATGTCGATTCCGATCACGCTCAAGCAGCTGGAAACCATCTTCTGGATCGCCCGGCTGGGCACGTTCGAACGTGCCGCGATGAAGCTGAACACCACGCAATCGGCGATTTCCAAGCGCATCCAGGAACTGGAACTTTCGGTGGGAACCGACCTGTTCGACCGCAGCCTGCGCGGCGCGCGGCTGACGGAAAAGGGCGAATATCTGGTCCGCATCGCCGAAGAGATGCTGGATTTGCAGGGCCGCATTTCCAGCCTGCGCGACGGGGCGACGGTGCCGGTGCATCGCATCCGGCTGGGGGTGACGGAACTGATCGCCATGACCTGGCTGCCCCGCATGGTCACCCTGCTGCACCAGACCTATCCCGGCGTCGTGCTGGAACCCGAGGTGGACATGGCGCGCAACCTCTATGAACGTTTGCTGGACGATCAGGTCGATGTGATCGTGATCCCGGAGACCTTTGGCGCGCCCGAGGTGACGGCGGTGACCCTGGCGCAGGTGCAGAACGAATGGATGGCGGCGCCCGGGCTGGTGCAGGGCGCGGGGCAGACGCTGACCTTGCAGGAACTGTCCGGCTATCCGATCCTGGCGCAGGGCACGCGGTCGGGGTCGGGGCTGCATTTCTCGAAATGGATGCGCAATCAGGGCATCGTGTTTCCGCGCCAGATCGGCAGCGACAGCATGACCGCACTGCTGGGTCTGACCATTGCGGGCCTGGGCATTTCCTACATGCCGCGCGATTGCTTCAGCGCGCTGATCGACGAAGGCAAGCTGGAGGTGATCGCGGCCGAACCCGCGCTGCCGCTGGTGCCCTATGCCGCGATGTATCGCAACGACCGGCCGACCAGCGTATCGCAGGCGGTGGTCGATCTGGCGCGGCAGGCCTGCGATTTCAGCAGCCAGTTCCAGAAATAA
- a CDS encoding biotin-dependent carboxyltransferase family protein, with amino-acid sequence MIEILAPGIAASVQDAGRPGWRHLGVGQAGAMDATALQVGNLLVGNAPGLAGVEFTLGGFALRFAADTVFALTGADAGARLDGDPVPAWWVRRARAGQELRAGIATRGMRSLLCVAGGIAVPALLGSRATDLKGGFGGLDGRLLAAGDRLAVGDGAAPAIPDRGFGLDAARLGLLDPPSGPVTVRFLPAAEWALLPPDMRDSLTAQDWRLRPDSNRMGYRLEGSALRLDRPVELLSHGILPGTLQLPPDGQPVIQMNDANTCGGYPKLGVVIGADMPRLAQLRLGAPLRLVPVDRATALAAAADRRAICDRLPARIALACEYAKRWGRP; translated from the coding sequence ATGATCGAGATTCTGGCCCCCGGCATTGCCGCCAGCGTGCAGGATGCCGGCCGCCCGGGTTGGCGCCACCTTGGCGTCGGTCAGGCGGGCGCGATGGATGCCACCGCCTTGCAGGTGGGCAACCTGCTGGTGGGCAATGCCCCCGGGCTGGCGGGGGTGGAATTCACGCTGGGCGGCTTTGCGCTGCGGTTTGCTGCCGATACGGTCTTTGCCCTGACCGGCGCCGATGCCGGCGCGCGGCTGGATGGCGACCCGGTGCCCGCCTGGTGGGTGCGCCGCGCCCGCGCCGGGCAGGAACTGCGCGCCGGCATCGCCACGCGCGGGATGCGCAGCCTGTTGTGCGTGGCCGGCGGCATCGCCGTGCCCGCCCTGCTGGGATCGCGCGCCACCGATCTGAAGGGCGGGTTCGGCGGGCTGGATGGCCGGCTGCTGGCGGCCGGCGACCGGCTGGCGGTTGGCGATGGCGCGGCGCCGGCGATCCCCGATCGCGGCTTCGGGCTGGATGCGGCGCGGCTGGGGCTGCTGGACCCGCCGTCCGGGCCGGTCACGGTGCGGTTCCTGCCGGCGGCGGAATGGGCGCTGCTGCCGCCCGACATGCGCGACAGCCTGACGGCACAGGACTGGCGCCTGCGCCCCGACAGCAACCGCATGGGCTACCGGCTGGAGGGCAGCGCCCTGCGGCTGGACCGCCCGGTCGAACTGCTGTCGCATGGCATCCTGCCCGGCACCCTGCAACTGCCGCCCGATGGCCAGCCGGTGATCCAGATGAACGATGCCAATACCTGTGGCGGCTATCCCAAGCTGGGGGTGGTGATCGGCGCCGACATGCCGCGATTGGCGCAGCTGCGGCTGGGCGCCCCGCTGCGGCTGGTGCCGGTGGACCGCGCCACGGCGCTGGCGGCGGCGGCCGACCGGCGCGCCATCTGTGACCGGCTGCCCGCGCGGATCGCGCTGGCCTGCGAGTATGCCAAGCGGTGGGGGCGGCCATGA
- a CDS encoding RraA family protein, with protein sequence MLDERRNPSAPQADPALIAAFRALPVANISDNLHRIVGAVGLRPFHDGTAMAGTALTVRVRAGDNRAIHEALELVRPGDVIVVDGGGDESRALIGEIMTSVARMRGAAGFVLDGAIRDLDAIARSSFPCFARAGIHLGPYKNGPGEINVPVTIGGMVVHPGDIVVGDADGVLAFSQDIAPALLTATRAQTAREDAILKGIAEGRYVGAYAAPAAG encoded by the coding sequence ATGCTTGACGAACGCCGCAACCCCAGTGCCCCGCAGGCCGACCCCGCCCTGATCGCCGCCTTTCGCGCCCTGCCCGTCGCCAATATCAGCGACAACCTGCACCGCATCGTCGGTGCCGTCGGCCTGCGCCCGTTCCACGATGGCACCGCCATGGCCGGCACCGCGCTGACCGTGCGGGTGCGCGCCGGCGACAACCGCGCCATCCACGAGGCGCTGGAATTGGTGCGCCCGGGCGATGTGATCGTGGTGGACGGCGGCGGCGACGAAAGCCGCGCCCTGATCGGCGAGATCATGACCTCGGTCGCGCGCATGCGCGGGGCGGCCGGTTTCGTGCTGGATGGCGCGATCCGCGATCTGGACGCCATCGCGCGGTCCAGCTTTCCCTGTTTCGCCCGGGCGGGCATCCATCTGGGGCCCTACAAGAACGGGCCGGGCGAAATCAACGTGCCGGTCACCATCGGCGGCATGGTGGTGCATCCCGGCGATATCGTGGTGGGCGATGCCGATGGGGTGCTGGCCTTTTCCCAGGATATCGCGCCCGCCCTGCTGACCGCGACCCGCGCCCAGACCGCACGCGAGGACGCCATTCTGAAAGGCATCGCCGAAGGCCGCTATGTGGGCGCCTATGCCGCCCCCGCCGCCGGCTGA
- a CDS encoding DUF2478 domain-containing protein → MTGPIVRISEDRGSLARGCILDSGALEQTVVAVQRRLGGAELLIVNKFGKRESEGKGLVPVIAEALHRGLPVLIGVNGLNLAAFLTFAGEDVCALPTNAPSVARWCKSMIRTEAA, encoded by the coding sequence TTGACAGGCCCAATCGTTCGGATCAGCGAAGATCGGGGAAGTCTGGCACGCGGCTGCATCCTCGACTCCGGCGCGCTCGAGCAGACTGTCGTGGCGGTCCAGCGCCGCCTTGGAGGCGCGGAATTGCTGATCGTGAACAAGTTTGGCAAGCGGGAATCTGAAGGCAAAGGCCTTGTACCCGTCATCGCAGAAGCGTTGCATCGCGGGTTGCCGGTGCTGATCGGTGTAAACGGGTTGAATCTTGCGGCTTTCCTGACCTTTGCAGGCGAGGATGTGTGCGCCTTGCCGACCAATGCGCCTTCAGTCGCCAGATGGTGCAAATCAATGATCCGCACAGAGGCTGCCTGA
- a CDS encoding VIT1/CCC1 transporter family protein: MSRLSHSEIHMVHRIGWLRAAVLGANDGLVSTSSLVVGVAAAGTGRTEVLIAGLAGLVAGAMSMAAGEYVSVSSQTDAEQADLAREKKELAETPDAELEELTRIYEARGLTRDLAEQVAVQLTERDALGSHARDELGISDTVTAHPIQAALVSAMTFAVGAVVPLLVAMLAPPAQIVPFVAIATLLSLAILGGLGATAGGAGILRGAVRVTFWGALAMAATALVGSIFGVTVG, encoded by the coding sequence ATGAGCCGCCTGTCCCATTCCGAAATACATATGGTGCACCGCATCGGATGGTTGCGCGCGGCGGTGCTCGGCGCGAATGATGGCCTTGTATCAACCTCCAGCCTCGTCGTGGGCGTCGCCGCAGCCGGCACAGGGCGGACGGAAGTACTGATCGCGGGCCTCGCCGGGCTGGTGGCTGGAGCCATGTCGATGGCGGCAGGCGAATACGTCTCGGTCAGTTCGCAGACCGATGCCGAGCAGGCCGACCTTGCCCGCGAGAAGAAGGAGCTTGCTGAGACGCCTGATGCCGAACTCGAGGAACTGACCCGAATCTACGAGGCGCGCGGGCTGACCCGCGATTTGGCCGAACAGGTTGCCGTTCAGCTGACCGAACGCGATGCGCTTGGTAGCCACGCGCGTGACGAGCTTGGAATATCCGATACCGTCACCGCCCATCCGATCCAGGCAGCCCTCGTATCAGCCATGACCTTTGCCGTGGGTGCTGTGGTCCCGCTTCTGGTGGCCATGCTTGCTCCGCCAGCGCAAATTGTGCCTTTCGTAGCCATCGCGACACTCCTGTCGCTCGCCATCCTGGGCGGTCTTGGCGCGACTGCTGGCGGCGCCGGCATCCTGCGAGGCGCAGTGCGGGTGACGTTCTGGGGTGCCCTTGCCATGGCCGCGACTGCGCTGGTCGGATCGATTTTCGGCGTCACCGTTGGATAG
- the pxpB gene encoding 5-oxoprolinase subunit PxpB, with translation MTAAAVIFSDLGEAGLLCEHPPGPLDLMRQRRIWAVARALAGTPGVGELVPGMNNLLVLFDPLACDPDDLRARIAALWQAPVPMADAGRLVEVPVIYGGDGGPDLAALADRAGLDPVAFAQAHAGADYTVYALGAQPGFGYLGGLPDRLATPRRAVIHPRVPAGSVIIGGAQTAVQAATTPSGWHMIGRTELRCFDPGADPPALLAPGDRVRFRVLEVLA, from the coding sequence ATGACCGCTGCGGCAGTGATCTTTTCCGATCTGGGCGAGGCGGGCCTGCTGTGCGAACACCCGCCCGGCCCGCTGGACCTGATGCGGCAGCGGCGGATCTGGGCGGTGGCCCGGGCACTGGCCGGCACGCCGGGTGTGGGCGAACTGGTGCCGGGCATGAACAACCTGCTGGTGCTGTTCGATCCGCTGGCCTGCGACCCGGACGATTTGCGCGCCCGCATCGCCGCGCTGTGGCAGGCGCCGGTGCCGATGGCCGATGCCGGCCGGCTGGTCGAGGTGCCGGTGATCTATGGGGGCGACGGCGGCCCCGATCTGGCAGCCTTGGCCGACCGCGCGGGGCTGGATCCGGTGGCATTTGCCCAGGCGCATGCCGGGGCGGACTATACCGTCTATGCGCTGGGGGCGCAGCCGGGCTTTGGCTATCTGGGCGGCCTGCCCGACCGGCTGGCCACCCCGCGCCGCGCGGTGATCCACCCCCGGGTGCCGGCAGGCAGCGTGATCATCGGCGGCGCGCAGACGGCGGTGCAGGCGGCCACCACGCCCTCGGGCTGGCACATGATCGGCCGGACCGAGCTGCGCTGTTTCGATCCCGGGGCCGATCCGCCCGCGCTGCTGGCGCCGGGCGACCGGGTGCGGTTCCGCGTTCTGGAGGTGCTGGCATGA
- a CDS encoding 5-oxoprolinase subunit PxpA has product MTDRFIDLNSDLGEGYGAWRMADDPAMLEIVSSANIACGAHAGDPVVMAETLALAAARGVSPGAHVGYPDRAGFGRRPVQMSLQELELHTLAQLGALAALADAAGHRLTHANFHGALGNLSFADADVARVLIGAIRQFDRDLAFVGLPHTEAAMQAERQGLRLVGSFLADRAYTPQARLVARGQPGAVIHDASTVAARIRRVLTEGTVQAIDGTVIALPVESILIHSDTPGAPALAALIRDSVAAAGFGVRSFAPSRGSDIPPRNAGA; this is encoded by the coding sequence ATGACCGACCGTTTCATCGACCTGAATTCCGACCTTGGCGAAGGCTATGGCGCCTGGCGCATGGCCGATGATCCGGCCATGCTGGAGATCGTGTCCTCGGCCAATATCGCCTGTGGTGCCCATGCCGGCGATCCGGTGGTGATGGCCGAAACGCTGGCGCTGGCCGCCGCGCGCGGCGTGTCGCCGGGGGCGCATGTCGGCTACCCCGACCGCGCCGGCTTCGGCCGCCGCCCCGTGCAGATGTCGCTGCAGGAACTGGAACTGCACACGCTGGCCCAGCTGGGCGCGCTGGCCGCGCTGGCCGATGCGGCGGGGCACCGGCTGACCCATGCCAATTTCCATGGCGCGCTGGGGAACCTGTCCTTTGCCGATGCCGATGTGGCGCGGGTGCTGATCGGGGCCATCCGGCAGTTCGACCGCGACCTTGCCTTTGTCGGCCTGCCCCATACCGAAGCCGCGATGCAGGCCGAACGCCAGGGGCTGCGGCTGGTCGGGTCGTTTCTGGCCGACCGGGCCTATACACCACAGGCGCGGCTGGTGGCGCGCGGCCAGCCGGGCGCGGTGATCCACGATGCCTCCACCGTGGCCGCCCGCATCCGCCGCGTGCTGACCGAAGGCACGGTGCAGGCCATCGACGGCACGGTCATCGCCCTGCCGGTCGAGTCGATCCTGATCCACAGCGATACGCCCGGCGCCCCGGCGCTGGCGGCGCTGATCCGCGACAGCGTGGCGGCCGCCGGGTTCGGCGTGCGCAGCTTTGCGCCGTCGCGGGGCAGCGACATTCCCCCAAGGAATGCTGGCGCATAA
- a CDS encoding ISL3 family transposase, with product MASWFSRRDFLPAGLKADQVELDGNTIRVHAHSSDAAAACPRCGTISRHVHSRYRRRPADLPAHGRAVELVLLVRRFRCQTLRCSARIFAERFPSDVTQPHMRRTSRLQGLVRHLGLALGGRPAQALARRLLLPVSKDTFLRSVRDMADEDTAIPRVIGIDDWAWRKGQRYGTLICDLERRQVIDLLPDREPATVEAWLRARPGIQIVARDRNGGYGGAVSRALPEAIQVADRWHLLENASAAFLAAVQRSMPAIRKAIGAKTLDPKLLTAAERLQYEGYHRRQQTNQIVRKMADEGLAIKRIVRSTGLSRKLVRQILRGEREDVFRIRESSLTPWLPRLEQEWSGGCLNGAELWRRLRADGFRGSLRVVSEWATRQRRAEQAVPNGTGKSPPARRIAGLLTMGRDHLSRADAVQVARIEAALPALATARALTDRFTDMVRNARGDALAAWLDEAEASMIAPFARGLRSDCAAVAAALREPWSNGQTEGQINRLKTLKRQMYGRANIDLLRARLVAAS from the coding sequence ATGGCGTCATGGTTTTCGCGACGAGATTTTCTGCCAGCAGGGCTTAAGGCCGATCAGGTTGAGCTTGATGGCAATACGATCCGTGTCCACGCTCACTCTTCCGATGCTGCGGCGGCCTGTCCGCGCTGTGGCACCATCTCACGCCATGTCCACAGCAGGTATCGGCGCCGGCCAGCCGATCTTCCCGCCCATGGGCGGGCCGTGGAACTGGTCCTGCTGGTCCGCCGCTTTCGCTGCCAGACCTTGCGTTGTTCTGCCAGGATCTTCGCCGAGCGATTTCCGTCGGATGTTACTCAGCCGCATATGCGGCGTACGTCACGCCTGCAGGGGCTGGTGCGTCATCTCGGTCTTGCTCTCGGCGGACGCCCCGCGCAGGCACTTGCCCGACGTCTTCTGCTGCCGGTGAGCAAAGACACCTTCCTTCGCAGCGTGCGGGACATGGCGGATGAAGATACTGCGATCCCGCGCGTGATTGGCATCGATGACTGGGCGTGGCGCAAGGGACAGCGCTACGGCACGCTGATCTGCGATCTTGAACGGCGGCAGGTGATCGATCTGCTGCCTGACCGTGAGCCCGCCACCGTGGAAGCCTGGCTCCGTGCGCGTCCCGGCATCCAGATTGTCGCCCGCGACCGCAACGGCGGCTACGGCGGTGCTGTTTCGCGTGCCCTGCCAGAAGCCATTCAGGTCGCCGATCGTTGGCATCTGCTCGAGAATGCAAGCGCCGCGTTCCTGGCCGCCGTGCAGCGGAGCATGCCCGCCATCCGCAAGGCGATCGGTGCGAAGACGCTCGATCCGAAGCTGCTGACGGCCGCGGAAAGGCTACAATACGAAGGCTATCACCGCCGCCAACAGACCAATCAGATAGTGCGGAAGATGGCCGATGAGGGCCTTGCCATCAAACGTATCGTCCGCTCGACCGGGCTCAGCCGCAAGCTCGTTCGCCAGATCCTGCGCGGGGAACGTGAAGATGTGTTCCGCATCCGCGAGAGCAGCCTGACCCCGTGGCTGCCGCGGCTGGAACAGGAGTGGAGCGGCGGCTGTCTGAATGGCGCAGAACTCTGGCGTCGCCTCCGCGCCGACGGTTTCCGTGGCAGTCTCCGGGTCGTCAGCGAGTGGGCAACACGCCAACGTCGCGCCGAGCAAGCGGTGCCAAATGGGACAGGCAAGTCACCGCCCGCCCGCAGGATTGCGGGGCTCCTGACCATGGGCCGAGATCACCTGTCCAGGGCCGATGCGGTTCAGGTCGCGCGGATCGAAGCGGCGTTGCCAGCCTTGGCGACCGCCCGCGCGCTCACCGACCGGTTCACGGACATGGTGCGCAACGCGCGGGGGGATGCTTTGGCCGCTTGGCTCGACGAGGCCGAAGCCAGCATGATCGCGCCCTTCGCCCGCGGCCTCCGGAGCGATTGCGCCGCCGTTGCAGCCGCGCTGCGGGAACCATGGTCAAACGGGCAGACCGAGGGCCAGATCAACCGGCTGAAGACGCTGAAACGCCAGATGTACGGGCGCGCCAACATCGATCTGCTCAGGGCGCGCCTCGTCGCAGCATCATGA
- a CDS encoding type II toxin-antitoxin system RelE/ParE family toxin, with translation MRLRRHPLVAQDLRAMAGHVYTISGDTAAALRRLDQVEVLLADILAQPALGTRLDGPLAGWQVRHGGAGRALTVVYRVEGDWVSVVLVAFGGQDWLTRSAGRNASTGG, from the coding sequence ATGCGGCTGCGTCGTCATCCCCTGGTCGCGCAGGATCTGCGCGCCATGGCCGGACATGTCTACACCATCAGCGGCGATACCGCCGCCGCCTTGCGCCGGCTTGATCAGGTCGAGGTCTTGCTGGCCGACATTCTTGCCCAACCTGCACTGGGCACGCGGCTGGATGGACCGCTGGCCGGCTGGCAGGTGCGCCATGGCGGGGCAGGGCGGGCGCTGACGGTGGTCTACCGGGTCGAGGGCGACTGGGTCTCGGTCGTATTGGTCGCCTTTGGCGGGCAGGACTGGTTGACCCGCAGTGCAGGTCGGAACGCCTCAACCGGGGGGTGA
- a CDS encoding acetyl-CoA carboxylase biotin carboxylase subunit produces MTHRLFIANRGEVAVRIQRACRDLGIPVVQAHSQADRDAPYVHTADQAICIGPARARDSYLDVAGLVYAALATGATLVHPGYGFLSENADFAAQVVAHGLVFVGPPASAIAAMGNKVRARQEMIAAGVPCIPGSPGPLPPDPAAVAQIADAIGYPVIVKAAGGGGGRGMRVVADPAALADAVALTREEARTAFGNPELYMERFLTTPRHVEIQILCDAHGNAVHLGARDCSMQRRHQKVIEEAPAPGVPAALIDRVAESCLTACRRMGYVGAGTFEFLYEDGGLYFIEMNTRLQVEHPVTEMITGIDIVAAQIRIAMGQPLGLSQADVRFDGAAVECRINAEHPDTLLPAPGRITGWQAPQGPGLRVETHVGAGYTISPHYDSLIAKLIAHGPDRATAIARMQAALDDMAIDGPGTNLPLHRRLMRDAAFRQGGTGIAYLETLLATEGRA; encoded by the coding sequence ATGACCCACCGGCTGTTCATCGCCAACCGGGGCGAGGTGGCGGTGCGCATCCAGCGCGCCTGCCGCGATCTGGGGATCCCGGTGGTGCAGGCCCATTCGCAGGCCGACCGCGACGCGCCCTATGTGCACACCGCCGATCAGGCCATCTGCATCGGCCCGGCGCGGGCGCGTGACAGCTATCTGGATGTGGCCGGGCTGGTCTATGCCGCGCTGGCCACCGGGGCGACCCTGGTGCATCCGGGCTATGGCTTCCTGTCGGAAAACGCCGATTTCGCCGCGCAGGTCGTGGCGCATGGGCTGGTGTTCGTCGGCCCGCCAGCGTCGGCGATTGCCGCCATGGGCAACAAGGTGCGCGCCCGGCAGGAAATGATCGCGGCCGGCGTGCCCTGCATTCCCGGGTCGCCCGGTCCCCTGCCGCCCGATCCGGCCGCGGTGGCGCAGATCGCCGATGCCATCGGCTATCCGGTGATCGTCAAGGCCGCGGGCGGGGGTGGCGGGCGCGGCATGCGCGTGGTGGCCGACCCCGCCGCGCTGGCCGATGCCGTGGCCCTGACCCGGGAAGAGGCGCGCACCGCCTTTGGCAACCCCGAGCTTTACATGGAACGCTTCCTGACCACCCCCCGCCATGTCGAGATCCAGATCCTGTGCGACGCCCACGGCAATGCCGTGCATCTGGGCGCCCGCGACTGTTCCATGCAGCGCCGCCACCAGAAGGTCATCGAGGAGGCACCGGCCCCCGGTGTGCCCGCCGCGCTGATCGACCGGGTGGCCGAAAGCTGCCTGACCGCCTGCCGGCGCATGGGCTATGTCGGCGCGGGCACGTTCGAATTCCTGTATGAAGACGGCGGCCTGTATTTCATCGAGATGAACACCCGCCTTCAGGTGGAACACCCCGTGACCGAAATGATCACCGGCATAGACATTGTCGCGGCGCAGATCCGCATCGCCATGGGCCAGCCGCTGGGCCTATCGCAGGCCGATGTGCGCTTTGACGGGGCGGCGGTGGAATGCCGGATCAATGCCGAACATCCCGATACCCTGCTGCCGGCCCCCGGCCGGATCACCGGCTGGCAGGCGCCGCAGGGGCCGGGGCTGCGGGTGGAAACCCATGTCGGCGCCGGCTACACCATTTCGCCGCATTACGATTCCCTGATCGCCAAGCTGATCGCCCATGGCCCCGACCGTGCCACCGCGATTGCCCGGATGCAGGCGGCGCTGGACGACATGGCCATCGACGGCCCGGGCACCAACCTGCCGCTGCACCGGCGGCTGATGCGCGATGCGGCCTTCCGGCAGGGCGGCACCGGCATTGCCTATCTGGAAACCCTGCTGGCAACGGAGGGCCGGGCATGA
- a CDS encoding aminotransferase class I/II-fold pyridoxal phosphate-dependent enzyme translates to MSIPLSDRVTLLKPSASIAAKAIVNELRAQGRKIIDFTIGEPDLDTPPAIVDAAIAALRAGDTHYTASNGTAELRAAIAAKFRRENGLVFGPDEIVVGLGAKQLIFETFAATLNDGDEVIVPAPFWVSYPDIVRLNGGTPVILPCPAETGFKLTPAALAAAITPRTRWLILCAPSNPTGAIYSTAELAALAAVLLDHPQVAVLTDDIYEHLVYDGARADTILRADPRLAGRVVLINGMSKAYAMTGWRIGYAAGPAPLMAAITKLIGQSTTCPCSFAQTAAVAALNGDQQPVRDMVAIYQRRRDLMHARLSAIPGLRCDLPAGAFYIYPDVSALIGRTTPDGSVLQDDRDVALYFLRAAGVAVMDGASYGMSPYLRLSFATAEPTIDEGCALIAQACAALS, encoded by the coding sequence ATGAGCATTCCTCTTTCCGACCGCGTGACCCTGCTGAAACCATCCGCCAGCATCGCCGCCAAGGCCATCGTCAACGAGCTGCGCGCGCAGGGGCGCAAGATCATCGACTTCACCATCGGCGAACCCGATCTGGACACGCCGCCCGCCATCGTCGATGCCGCCATTGCCGCCCTGCGCGCCGGCGACACGCATTATACCGCCAGCAACGGCACCGCCGAGCTGCGCGCGGCGATTGCGGCCAAGTTCCGGCGCGAAAACGGGCTGGTCTTCGGCCCCGACGAAATCGTCGTGGGCCTGGGCGCCAAGCAGCTGATCTTTGAAACCTTTGCCGCCACGCTGAACGATGGCGACGAGGTGATCGTGCCGGCGCCCTTCTGGGTGTCCTATCCCGATATCGTGCGGCTGAACGGCGGCACCCCGGTGATCCTGCCCTGCCCGGCCGAGACGGGGTTCAAGCTGACGCCGGCGGCGCTGGCGGCGGCGATCACCCCGCGCACCCGCTGGCTGATCCTGTGCGCGCCGTCGAACCCGACCGGCGCAATCTATTCCACGGCGGAACTGGCGGCGCTGGCGGCGGTGCTGCTGGACCATCCGCAGGTCGCGGTGCTGACCGACGACATCTATGAACATCTGGTCTATGACGGCGCGCGGGCCGATACCATCCTGCGGGCCGACCCCCGGCTGGCCGGGCGCGTCGTGCTGATCAACGGCATGTCCAAGGCCTATGCGATGACCGGCTGGCGCATCGGCTATGCCGCAGGCCCCGCGCCCCTGATGGCGGCGATCACCAAGCTGATCGGCCAAAGCACCACCTGCCCCTGTTCCTTTGCCCAGACCGCCGCCGTCGCCGCGCTGAACGGCGACCAGCAGCCGGTGCGCGACATGGTGGCGATCTATCAGCGCCGCCGCGACCTGATGCATGCCCGGCTGTCCGCCATTCCCGGCCTCCGCTGCGATCTGCCGGCCGGTGCGTTCTACATCTATCCCGATGTATCGGCGCTGATCGGCCGCACCACGCCCGATGGCAGCGTGTTGCAGGATGACCGCGACGTGGCGCTGTATTTCCTGCGCGCGGCGGGCGTCGCGGTGATGGATGGCGCGTCCTACGGCATGTCGCCCTATCTGCGGCTGTCGTTCGCCACCGCGGAACCCACCATCGACGAAGGCTGCGCGCTGATCGCACAGGCCTGCGCCGCCTTGTCCTAA
- a CDS encoding acetyl-CoA carboxylase biotin carboxyl carrier protein subunit, whose amino-acid sequence MDIARIRELVDRLAGSAAEEIRLRTDGVDLLVRFAPGGGAAMPAATPGQVEVRAEVPGIVYLAPAPGEAPFVTPGAQVQAGQVLLLVESMKSMLPLTAPVAGRVAEIRTGTDTACEAGAVLVVLDGAVA is encoded by the coding sequence ATGGACATCGCGCGCATCAGGGAACTGGTGGACAGGCTGGCCGGATCGGCGGCCGAGGAAATCCGGCTGCGGACCGACGGGGTGGATCTGCTGGTGCGCTTTGCCCCCGGTGGCGGTGCCGCCATGCCGGCCGCGACCCCCGGTCAGGTCGAGGTGCGGGCCGAGGTGCCCGGCATCGTCTACCTGGCCCCCGCCCCGGGCGAGGCGCCCTTTGTCACCCCCGGCGCGCAGGTGCAGGCGGGGCAGGTGCTGCTGCTGGTGGAATCGATGAAATCCATGCTGCCGCTGACGGCGCCGGTCGCCGGCCGGGTGGCCGAGATCCGCACCGGCACCGACACGGCCTGCGAGGCGGGCGCGGTGCTGGTCGTGCTGGACGGGGCGGTGGCATGA